Within Alphaproteobacteria bacterium, the genomic segment CCGATCGGTTGCCCGGCTTCCCGCAACAATTCGAGCACGAGCGGTATAAGCCGCGCATCTTGCCCGCGCGGCATGTCTTCCCGCTTCGCGGCAATCACCGTGCCGCCATTTTCCGCCCCCTGCCGGAGCGCGGCGGAACAGGCTGCACCCGCCGTATCGATCGCCAGTACAAGCATCACATGCCGTTCGAATATTTCCGGTAATCAATACCATCGCTTGCGCGTACGGGTTTGAGCGCGGCAGCGTAGGAAAGCAAAAGTTTCAGCGTATAGACGGCGCGTTCGCGCAAATAGGCATCATCGCTTCCCGCCGGTTCGTCGCCCACAAGCATTTTGGCGGCATCGCGCACGATCAGATGTTCGGGGATGTAAAGGATGCGGCTGTTTTTATAACTGCTTTCCCGCAATTCGCTGACGGGATAAGCGCCGCCGCGGCTGGCGGAAACCCCGACGATCAGCGCGGGCTTGTGGCCCACATCCTGCGGTTTGCAGTAAAGAAAAAAGTTCTTGAGCCCGGCGGGCGCCATGCCGTGCCATTCCGGGCTGACAATAACGAACCCGTCGCTTGCCCGCAGCGTTTCTGCATACGGGGCCCACTGCGCCGCCAGCGCGCTGCCTGCATCCCCGACGCTTTCATCCCACAGCGGCAGCGGGTTGCCCGCAAGGTCAATGACGGCGCCGGTTGCGCCGATTGCGCCAAGCTTGCCTTGCAGCCAGCGCGCGATGCGGCCCGATTGTCCGTTGGGCCGGTGGCTTCCGCTGACGATGGCGATTTGCATGCGATGCGCTAC encodes:
- a CDS encoding NADPH-dependent oxidoreductase → MQIAIVSGSHRPNGQSGRIARWLQGKLGAIGATGAVIDLAGNPLPLWDESVGDAGSALAAQWAPYAETLRASDGFVIVSPEWHGMAPAGLKNFFLYCKPQDVGHKPALIVGVSASRGGAYPVSELRESSYKNSRILYIPEHLIVRDAAKMLVGDEPAGSDDAYLRERAVYTLKLLLSYAAALKPVRASDGIDYRKYSNGM